A portion of the Paenibacillus marchantiae genome contains these proteins:
- a CDS encoding S1C family serine protease, translating into MGLFGDDFYSTKVSRRAEPEQKGKLQIIRPGGRGRGRDRWQNPRKSRSGFSSTVKVAVISSVISSIVTVTLFSFIMQPASLPLANAAGNGGDGTQTAQAADPYDRIIQAAAKVRPSVVSIVNHKTGSSLSMEDSALGSGVIFKKEDGKAYIMTNHHVVEGASDLEIVTVDGETHKAKLVGKDRVSDIAVLSVQDDKGIGPAAELGDSSKLQRGQTVLAIGNPLGLGGTLTSGIVSYTDRILPVSINQDGVYDWEQNVIQTDAAINEGNSGGALADLNGKLVGINTMKISDTGVEGLGFAIPMNEVMKTVDSLLLNGKVSRPYLGVYTVDLSNPYAPLDDEQRKDLKLPSHVDSGVVVLEASGPASDAGMKLNDVITEFDGQKITSTLDLRKYLYDKKKIGDTIEITFYRDGNAEKVSVKLTDKPE; encoded by the coding sequence ATGGGATTGTTTGGAGACGATTTTTATTCAACCAAAGTATCAAGACGCGCCGAACCTGAACAGAAAGGTAAACTTCAGATCATTCGCCCTGGAGGCAGGGGCAGGGGACGGGACCGCTGGCAGAATCCACGCAAGTCACGCTCGGGTTTTAGCTCCACGGTCAAGGTAGCCGTGATCAGTTCGGTAATCAGCTCCATCGTGACCGTTACGCTGTTCAGCTTTATTATGCAGCCTGCATCATTACCTCTAGCGAACGCTGCAGGGAACGGCGGAGACGGTACACAGACAGCGCAGGCGGCTGATCCGTACGACCGGATTATCCAGGCAGCTGCGAAGGTTCGCCCTTCCGTGGTGAGCATCGTGAACCATAAAACGGGCAGCAGCCTGTCGATGGAAGATTCTGCGCTGGGATCAGGGGTCATTTTCAAAAAGGAAGATGGCAAAGCCTACATCATGACCAACCATCACGTCGTGGAAGGTGCGAGTGATCTGGAGATTGTTACGGTGGACGGGGAAACGCATAAAGCGAAGCTGGTGGGCAAAGACCGGGTTAGTGACATTGCGGTATTGTCTGTGCAAGATGATAAGGGCATCGGTCCAGCCGCAGAGCTTGGTGATTCCAGCAAACTTCAGCGCGGTCAAACGGTGCTGGCGATCGGGAATCCGCTCGGTCTGGGCGGTACGCTGACATCCGGTATTGTCAGTTACACAGATCGGATTCTGCCGGTATCCATTAATCAGGACGGTGTGTATGACTGGGAACAAAACGTGATCCAGACGGATGCGGCGATTAACGAAGGCAACAGTGGCGGGGCACTGGCCGATCTGAACGGCAAACTGGTCGGCATCAACACGATGAAGATCTCGGATACAGGCGTTGAAGGCCTCGGCTTTGCGATTCCGATGAACGAAGTGATGAAAACGGTGGATTCCCTGCTGCTGAATGGCAAAGTATCTCGTCCATATCTGGGCGTATATACCGTCGATCTGAGTAATCCGTACGCCCCACTGGATGACGAGCAGCGTAAAGACCTGAAGCTCCCATCCCACGTAGATAGCGGTGTGGTCGTGTTGGAAGCGTCCGGTCCGGCATCCGATGCGGGCATGAAGCTGAATGACGTCATTACGGAATTTGATGGGCAAAAAATTACCTCTACGCTTGATCTGCGGAAATATCTGTACGATAAGAAGAAGATCGGCGATACGATTGAAATCACCTTTTACCGGGATGGCAACGCCGAGAAGGTGTCGGTGAAGCTCACGGATAAACCGGAGTAA
- a CDS encoding MBL fold metallo-hydrolase — translation MGIYFTVLSSGSTGNATVIQHGGTSLMIDAGLSAKRLEALFLEREISGTELDGILVTHEHSDHIKGLGAMSRKYNLPIYANTNTWAALEKSVGAIPEENRRVFETGEKHDFGSLRVESFGISHDAAEPVGYTFDDGSEKLSVATDLGYMSDKVRDAISDSDVLVLEANHDVELLRMGRYPWNTKRRILSDIGHLSNEAAGAALSELMNGRIKRTYLAHLSRDHNMMDLAKMTVRDAMESRGCFYRDHEFKLCDTYYDRPTPWDRVGEP, via the coding sequence ATGGGGATTTATTTTACCGTGTTATCCAGCGGTTCGACAGGGAATGCCACGGTTATACAGCATGGGGGCACATCCCTCATGATTGATGCAGGTCTCAGTGCGAAGCGGCTGGAGGCATTGTTTCTGGAACGGGAGATTTCGGGAACGGAGCTGGACGGGATTCTGGTTACACATGAACATTCCGATCACATTAAAGGACTAGGCGCGATGTCTCGGAAATATAATTTACCAATCTATGCAAATACGAATACGTGGGCGGCACTGGAGAAGTCCGTTGGGGCGATTCCAGAGGAAAACCGGAGGGTATTTGAGACCGGTGAAAAGCATGATTTTGGCTCCCTTCGCGTGGAATCCTTCGGCATCTCCCATGATGCAGCGGAACCGGTAGGGTACACATTCGATGATGGCAGTGAGAAGCTGTCCGTTGCGACGGATCTCGGATATATGAGCGACAAGGTTCGCGATGCGATCTCGGATTCGGATGTACTTGTGCTGGAGGCGAATCATGATGTCGAATTGCTGCGCATGGGGCGGTATCCATGGAACACCAAGCGCCGCATTCTGAGCGACATTGGGCATTTGTCGAACGAAGCGGCGGGAGCTGCGCTTAGTGAACTGATGAACGGACGCATCAAGCGCACGTATCTGGCACATTTGAGCCGGGATCATAATATGATGGACTTGGCGAAAATGACCGTGCGTGATGCGATGGAGAGCCGTGGTTGCTTTTATCGGGATCATGAGTTCAAGCTCTGTGATACGTATTATGATCGGCCTACGCCATGGGATAGGGTGGGTGAGCCATAA
- the yycF gene encoding response regulator YycF has translation MQGKILVVDDEQPIADILKFNLEKEGYEVICAFDGIRAVELALSEKPDLMLLDLMLPGKDGMDVCREVRAHLEMPIIMLTAKDGEIDKVLGLELGADDYVTKPFSTRELLARVKAQMRRRQKPAITAEAPEDEEKQVMRLFDLAFDMDMYTAYKGGEPLDLTHREYELLYYMAKHSGKVMTREHLLQAVWGYEYFGDVRTVDVTIRRLREKIEENPSKPETILTRRGLGYLVRSPKSVGI, from the coding sequence ATGCAGGGGAAGATTTTGGTGGTGGACGATGAACAGCCCATTGCGGACATTCTGAAGTTTAATTTGGAAAAAGAGGGGTACGAGGTCATCTGCGCATTTGATGGCATTCGTGCGGTTGAATTGGCGTTATCCGAGAAGCCGGATCTGATGCTGCTGGACCTGATGCTGCCAGGTAAGGATGGTATGGATGTGTGCCGCGAGGTGCGTGCCCATCTGGAGATGCCGATCATTATGCTGACCGCAAAGGATGGGGAGATCGACAAGGTGCTCGGTTTGGAGCTAGGTGCGGATGATTACGTGACGAAGCCTTTCAGTACGCGCGAGCTGCTCGCCCGGGTGAAAGCACAGATGCGCAGACGGCAGAAGCCTGCCATTACGGCTGAAGCGCCGGAAGACGAAGAGAAACAGGTCATGCGTTTATTTGATCTGGCGTTTGATATGGACATGTATACAGCTTACAAAGGCGGCGAACCGCTGGATCTGACTCACCGTGAGTACGAACTTCTCTATTATATGGCGAAGCATTCCGGCAAGGTAATGACACGTGAACATCTGCTGCAAGCTGTATGGGGATATGAATATTTCGGGGATGTACGTACCGTTGATGTTACGATTCGTCGTCTGCGTGAGAAGATTGAGGAGAACCCGAGCAAACCAGAAACGATTCTGACTCGCCGCGGGCTGGGTTATCTCGTGCGCAGTCCCAAAAGCGTGGGGATATAA
- a CDS encoding alpha/beta fold hydrolase, whose protein sequence is MFNPTDFPKPTLISANGVELEVFEAGRENAGKPIVLCHGWPEHAFSWRHQMDALAAAGYHVIVPNQRGYGNSSRPTEVTDYDIEHLSGDLIALLDHYGYEDATFVGHDWGAFVVWGLTLLHPNRVNKVINLSLPYQERGEKPWIEFMEEILGGDFYFVHFNRQPGVADAVFEDNTYRFLRNLYRKNEPLRAPEPGMALINLARAETPLGEPVLSESELAVYVSAFETSGFTGSINWYRNLDRNWRLLAKVNPIIQQPTLMIYGDRDVVAKSENLTKFVPNVEVVNLDCGHWIQEEKPEETNQAILKWLEQWEM, encoded by the coding sequence ATGTTTAATCCAACCGATTTTCCCAAGCCCACCCTTATTTCAGCCAACGGTGTGGAACTCGAAGTGTTTGAAGCAGGCCGAGAAAACGCAGGAAAACCTATTGTACTCTGCCACGGCTGGCCAGAGCATGCCTTTTCTTGGCGCCATCAGATGGACGCACTTGCCGCAGCGGGCTACCATGTCATCGTCCCCAACCAGCGGGGTTACGGCAACTCATCCCGTCCGACCGAAGTAACAGACTATGACATTGAACACTTGTCGGGTGATCTCATCGCGCTTCTCGATCACTATGGATACGAGGACGCTACCTTTGTCGGTCATGACTGGGGTGCATTCGTCGTTTGGGGACTGACCTTGTTGCATCCAAACCGCGTCAATAAAGTGATAAATCTGAGCTTGCCTTACCAAGAGCGCGGAGAAAAACCCTGGATCGAGTTCATGGAAGAAATACTTGGCGGCGATTTCTATTTCGTCCACTTCAATCGACAGCCAGGCGTCGCGGACGCCGTATTCGAAGACAATACATACAGGTTCCTTCGCAACCTGTACCGGAAGAACGAGCCTCTCAGAGCACCTGAGCCAGGTATGGCGTTGATCAATCTCGCCAGAGCAGAAACACCGCTCGGTGAGCCCGTATTGAGCGAAAGCGAGCTGGCCGTTTACGTCTCCGCTTTTGAAACATCAGGGTTCACGGGCAGCATAAATTGGTACAGGAACCTTGACCGCAACTGGCGCTTATTGGCGAAAGTGAACCCAATCATCCAGCAGCCGACCCTCATGATCTACGGCGACCGGGATGTGGTTGCGAAGTCTGAAAACCTGACAAAGTTCGTGCCCAATGTGGAAGTGGTCAATCTGGATTGCGGTCATTGGATCCAGGAAGAAAAGCCGGAAGAAACAAACCAAGCGATTTTAAAATGGCTGGAACAATGGGAGATGTAG
- a CDS encoding helix-turn-helix transcriptional regulator codes for MDKVERLISIIMILLKKEVVSTTEFSQLFNVSKRTILRDMETLSLSNIPIYSVNGVKGGYGIMDEYKVDKRLLSSSDLQNILTALGGLEQILRAEEVERTIKKIEAMVSPLSLNRSIQLSFYDWEGRSEILETLKTCQESILKKRLVSFDYTDKDGAVTNRMVEPYELHFSESSWYLKGFCLHRQGYRTFKLSRIDHITMDERAFHPRDDWSKQVHEANYLPEFVTIKAWISPSIKDQIIERYGRRSIEDHSSGFLLATIYVPQNRMGFQLLASFGTHLKVVEPKTYVEDFRNYLYQMMENYS; via the coding sequence ATGGACAAAGTGGAGAGACTCATTTCGATTATCATGATATTGCTGAAAAAAGAGGTTGTTTCTACAACGGAATTCTCACAACTATTCAATGTCTCCAAAAGAACGATCCTTCGCGATATGGAAACATTGAGCTTATCGAACATCCCGATCTACTCTGTCAATGGGGTCAAAGGGGGCTACGGCATAATGGACGAATACAAGGTTGATAAACGCCTTTTAAGCAGCTCCGATTTACAGAATATATTAACTGCGCTCGGCGGATTGGAACAAATCCTCCGTGCTGAAGAAGTTGAAAGAACGATAAAAAAAATAGAGGCAATGGTTAGTCCATTGTCTCTAAATCGTTCCATTCAACTGTCGTTTTATGATTGGGAAGGTCGGTCCGAGATTCTTGAAACTTTAAAGACATGTCAAGAATCCATTTTAAAAAAGAGGCTGGTTTCGTTTGATTATACAGATAAGGACGGGGCTGTAACGAATAGAATGGTCGAGCCCTATGAGCTGCATTTTAGCGAATCGAGTTGGTACTTGAAAGGATTCTGTTTACATCGACAGGGATATCGAACTTTCAAGTTATCTCGGATCGATCATATTACTATGGATGAACGCGCGTTTCATCCTAGAGACGATTGGTCAAAGCAAGTACACGAAGCAAATTATCTACCTGAATTCGTCACGATTAAGGCCTGGATATCGCCTAGCATAAAAGATCAAATCATCGAAAGGTATGGTCGAAGAAGTATTGAAGACCATAGTTCTGGATTTTTATTAGCAACCATTTATGTCCCACAAAATCGTATGGGATTTCAACTTTTAGCAAGCTTCGGCACTCATCTAAAAGTTGTAGAGCCCAAAACCTATGTTGAAGACTTTCGAAATTATTTATATCAAATGATGGAGAACTATTCCTGA
- a CDS encoding CxxH/CxxC protein produces the protein MYVVCKEHVDIAIDMFVDEYEDAPDIVDLKETEFADWDPPAKCAECEQKAEYLVV, from the coding sequence ATGTACGTTGTATGCAAAGAACACGTGGACATCGCCATCGACATGTTTGTTGATGAGTATGAGGACGCTCCAGATATCGTTGATCTGAAGGAGACGGAATTTGCCGATTGGGACCCGCCTGCGAAGTGCGCCGAGTGCGAACAAAAGGCCGAGTATCTAGTCGTCTAG
- a CDS encoding YycH family regulatory protein, with translation MKERIKSLVLASLVVASLVQSYFLIYRLPGGGDSIVTSETNYVKTENMGQERNIEDLIFPDQMVIHLGEDKHTVFYPGNTFYQLIYSRLQGRTFDDFQRRSVQSVHWDQIRKENPGFELSFKEGIPVALLQRVMRLGTDSLFQGETINRISIYTAKNETKAHALFFSSKGDVVYEATQADLTVQDVQQHVDFGSSWTPYTLMDGGYYIPAEALETIEADVPTGQFTVEQMQRSLFFDPSMTRNIREKDGSEIYTDSKRSLQVKQEQRWISYTDPAAPPAGQIDAAKDALSAVDFVNQHGGWKGRSRMMLDTTDTKTKLQFQQYYSSFPIMDSMQFRFGTISMEMQQETVSSYERSLEYLNEGAETKKSVTLPGGDKLKALIQKVAGTNRKVVDVYPAYRPSSIEDGLKLIPVWVIRFGNGEETTVS, from the coding sequence TTGAAAGAGCGGATTAAATCGCTGGTGCTTGCTTCCCTCGTCGTTGCCAGTTTGGTACAAAGTTACTTCTTAATCTATCGTTTGCCCGGTGGGGGCGATTCGATTGTGACGTCAGAGACGAACTATGTGAAAACCGAGAATATGGGCCAGGAGCGCAATATTGAAGATTTAATTTTCCCGGATCAGATGGTTATTCATCTGGGAGAGGACAAACATACGGTGTTTTATCCGGGCAATACGTTCTATCAGTTGATTTATTCACGGTTGCAGGGGCGTACGTTTGATGATTTCCAGCGTCGGAGTGTGCAATCGGTCCATTGGGATCAGATTCGTAAGGAGAATCCTGGCTTTGAACTGTCGTTCAAGGAAGGCATCCCTGTAGCGTTGTTACAGCGTGTGATGCGGCTCGGGACAGACTCCCTCTTCCAAGGGGAAACGATTAACCGAATCTCGATTTATACGGCCAAAAATGAAACAAAGGCTCACGCACTGTTCTTCAGTTCCAAAGGCGATGTGGTCTACGAGGCGACGCAGGCGGATCTGACAGTACAGGACGTGCAGCAGCATGTCGACTTCGGCAGCAGCTGGACACCTTATACGCTGATGGACGGCGGATATTATATCCCGGCTGAAGCACTGGAAACGATTGAGGCTGACGTGCCTACAGGCCAGTTCACTGTCGAACAAATGCAGCGCAGCCTATTCTTTGATCCAAGCATGACCCGAAACATTCGGGAAAAAGATGGATCGGAGATCTATACAGACAGCAAGCGCAGTCTGCAAGTGAAGCAAGAACAGCGCTGGATTAGCTACACCGATCCAGCGGCGCCGCCTGCGGGACAGATTGATGCAGCGAAGGATGCGCTGTCCGCGGTTGATTTTGTGAATCAGCATGGCGGCTGGAAAGGTCGTTCGCGCATGATGCTGGATACAACCGATACAAAGACGAAACTTCAGTTCCAGCAATATTACAGCAGCTTCCCGATTATGGACTCGATGCAGTTCCGGTTCGGCACGATCAGCATGGAGATGCAGCAGGAGACGGTATCCAGCTATGAACGTTCGCTCGAATATCTGAACGAAGGCGCGGAGACGAAGAAATCGGTCACCCTGCCCGGTGGGGACAAGCTGAAGGCGCTCATCCAGAAGGTGGCGGGTACTAATCGTAAGGTCGTAGACGTGTATCCGGCTTACCGTCCATCCAGCATTGAGGATGGACTGAAGCTGATACCGGTGTGGGTAATTCGATTTGGAAACGGGGAGGAGACCACCGTTTCTTGA
- the walK gene encoding cell wall metabolism sensor histidine kinase WalK, producing MGRFSRFSFFRTIQAKLIIIYVLLILIAMQLIGVYFVSAMKNSLTSNFTEDLQARAEMLSVLVGETMAGGEAEAGEDKTENLRVLVNNLFNINGAEIQVLDASGKVLTTSLSSHSDYVGRKNTQTVVSRALQGIRDNEEYIVDEDNVRKKVVAKPVLSGGKIIGAVYIAASMNELYATMEGINKIFISGILIALVLTAVLGVILSHTITQPIKEVTRRATAVAEGNFDQQTPVFGTDEIGQLSRAFNYMTSRLRDALSQNEEEKEKLTSILTNMSDGVVATDEYGKVILVNRRASSILGMRPADIEGRHFAVLLGIDPEDAEALASGFTGSTLLQIAPAGQEDPVVIRMTFTPVHRRELGITGTIAVLQDVTEQEELEASRREFVANVSHELRTPLTTIKSYAEALDDGALEDPQLAGRFVGVIQNETERMIRLVTDLLHLSRLDSKEAMLRKQPTDIMEMLEEVSDRFSFQMHQKDIQSVLSVENGIPAVPLDRDQIDQVLDNVVSNALKYTLEGGTITIAARRNDDHTLAISVTDTGMGIPQRDLDRIFERFYRVDKARSRSMGGTGLGLSIAREIVKAHDGNISLESEVDVGTTVTFTLPMREEGGEHLERAD from the coding sequence ATGGGGCGTTTCTCGCGATTTTCGTTCTTTCGAACGATTCAGGCGAAACTGATTATTATCTATGTACTGCTGATTCTGATTGCGATGCAATTGATCGGCGTTTATTTTGTGAGTGCGATGAAGAACTCGCTGACCAGCAACTTCACTGAGGATTTGCAGGCACGGGCTGAGATGCTGTCTGTGCTTGTGGGAGAGACGATGGCTGGTGGAGAAGCCGAGGCTGGCGAGGACAAAACGGAAAACCTGCGTGTGTTGGTAAACAACCTGTTCAACATTAACGGCGCCGAGATTCAGGTGCTGGATGCCAGTGGCAAAGTGCTGACCACCTCGCTAAGTTCCCATTCAGACTATGTTGGACGCAAAAACACCCAGACCGTTGTCAGCCGTGCGCTTCAAGGCATTCGGGACAATGAGGAATATATCGTGGACGAGGATAATGTTCGCAAAAAGGTCGTTGCCAAGCCGGTGCTGTCCGGCGGCAAGATTATCGGCGCGGTCTACATCGCCGCCTCGATGAATGAGTTATATGCCACAATGGAGGGCATTAACAAGATTTTTATCTCCGGCATTTTGATTGCCTTGGTATTAACCGCAGTGCTTGGTGTCATTCTGTCACATACGATAACGCAGCCGATCAAGGAGGTTACCCGAAGGGCGACGGCGGTCGCAGAAGGAAACTTTGATCAGCAGACCCCTGTATTCGGAACGGATGAGATTGGACAGCTTAGCCGGGCATTTAACTATATGACGAGCAGGCTCCGGGATGCACTCTCCCAGAACGAAGAGGAGAAGGAGAAGCTCACGTCCATTCTGACCAACATGAGTGATGGCGTGGTGGCCACGGACGAATATGGCAAAGTCATTCTGGTGAACCGCCGTGCCAGCAGCATTCTGGGCATGCGTCCGGCGGACATTGAAGGAAGGCATTTTGCGGTATTGCTGGGCATTGATCCGGAAGATGCGGAAGCGTTAGCGAGTGGATTTACGGGTTCGACGCTGCTTCAGATTGCGCCTGCGGGACAGGAAGATCCCGTTGTCATCCGCATGACGTTTACACCGGTTCATCGCCGGGAGCTAGGCATTACAGGTACGATCGCTGTGCTTCAGGACGTTACGGAGCAGGAAGAACTGGAAGCTTCACGGCGTGAATTCGTGGCGAATGTCTCTCATGAGCTGCGTACACCGTTGACCACCATCAAGAGCTACGCAGAAGCGCTGGATGATGGAGCTCTGGAAGATCCGCAGCTCGCTGGGAGATTCGTTGGAGTAATCCAGAATGAGACGGAGCGTATGATTCGCTTGGTTACGGATTTGCTGCATCTGTCCAGGCTCGATTCCAAGGAAGCGATGCTGCGCAAACAGCCAACCGACATCATGGAGATGTTGGAAGAAGTGTCGGATCGTTTTTCGTTTCAGATGCATCAGAAGGATATTCAATCTGTGCTTTCTGTAGAGAACGGGATTCCAGCGGTTCCATTGGATCGCGACCAAATTGATCAGGTGCTTGATAATGTTGTGTCCAATGCGCTGAAATACACGCTTGAAGGTGGCACGATTACAATCGCAGCCAGACGCAATGATGATCATACTCTCGCCATATCAGTGACCGATACGGGGATGGGGATTCCACAGCGGGATCTGGACCGCATTTTTGAACGGTTTTATCGGGTAGACAAGGCTCGTTCCCGCAGTATGGGCGGCACAGGGCTTGGATTGTCCATTGCCCGGGAAATTGTGAAGGCCCATGACGGCAATATCTCACTGGAGTCCGAGGTGGACGTGGGGACAACGGTAACGTTCACACTGCCCATGCGTGAGGAAGGAGGTGAGCACCTTGAAAGAGCGGATTAA
- the yycI gene encoding two-component system regulatory protein YycI, protein MDWGRAKNVLIYAFLLLNLVLGYQIWMDARETAGANLDFTSLADNTQQAMEEKGIQVLAPIPNETPKLPKLSYEFIEDNKTGIDVELENTVDSKLIFSQSELEDALQNEIPQIGTYRWDQLMAEDGAFVLHPLVDGKWPLFNVSLELFYSDQKITGYRQTPVRITTAEESDQQVLPASKALGTLIENFLPNDAIVKDIQLGYYGQLFNSDMQVAMPAWRFVLESGEVLYVQGISGDVFSPKTDKPGE, encoded by the coding sequence TTGGATTGGGGACGGGCGAAAAATGTGTTGATCTATGCCTTCCTGCTGCTCAATCTGGTGCTGGGATACCAGATCTGGATGGATGCGCGGGAGACGGCCGGAGCCAATCTGGACTTCACCTCACTGGCAGATAATACACAGCAGGCGATGGAGGAGAAGGGCATTCAGGTGCTGGCTCCTATTCCGAATGAGACGCCGAAGCTGCCGAAGCTGTCGTATGAGTTCATTGAAGATAACAAGACAGGCATTGATGTTGAACTGGAAAACACCGTTGACAGCAAGCTAATCTTCTCGCAAAGCGAGCTGGAGGATGCACTACAGAACGAGATTCCCCAGATCGGTACGTATCGATGGGATCAGCTGATGGCGGAGGATGGGGCATTTGTGCTTCATCCGTTGGTGGATGGCAAATGGCCGCTCTTCAATGTTAGTCTGGAGTTATTCTACAGCGATCAGAAAATTACGGGTTATCGTCAGACTCCGGTGCGGATTACGACAGCGGAGGAAAGCGATCAGCAGGTGCTTCCGGCGTCGAAGGCGCTGGGTACGCTGATCGAGAACTTTTTGCCAAATGATGCGATTGTCAAAGATATTCAGTTGGGCTATTACGGCCAGTTGTTCAATTCAGATATGCAGGTGGCGATGCCGGCATGGCGGTTCGTGCTGGAAAGTGGCGAAGTGTTGTACGTGCAGGGCATCAGTGGGGATGTATTCAGTCCCAAGACAGACAAACCAGGGGAGTAA
- the rlmH gene encoding 23S rRNA (pseudouridine(1915)-N(3))-methyltransferase RlmH, with protein sequence MLIQIIGVGKLKEKYLTLGIQEYAKRLAPYIKFQMIEVADEKAPDTLSEAEVRAVKEREGERILAHVKSEAHVVALALDGQLWSSEELATEIDKLGTYGTSHVVFVIGGSHGLSDEVLRRAKQRLSFGRMTLPHQLMRLVLVEQIYRAVKINRNEPYHK encoded by the coding sequence ATGTTGATTCAGATTATTGGTGTAGGCAAACTGAAGGAAAAATATTTGACGCTGGGCATTCAGGAATATGCCAAGCGGCTCGCCCCGTACATCAAGTTTCAGATGATCGAGGTCGCAGACGAAAAGGCGCCCGACACCCTGAGCGAAGCTGAGGTGCGGGCGGTGAAGGAGCGCGAGGGTGAACGCATCCTCGCGCATGTGAAGAGCGAGGCGCATGTGGTTGCGCTCGCATTGGACGGCCAGCTCTGGAGTTCCGAGGAGCTGGCAACAGAGATCGACAAGCTCGGCACCTATGGGACGAGCCATGTCGTGTTTGTCATCGGAGGAAGCCATGGGCTCTCCGATGAGGTGCTGCGCCGCGCGAAGCAGCGCTTGAGCTTCGGGCGCATGACCCTGCCGCATCAGCTCATGCGGCTGGTGCTGGTGGAGCAGATTTATCGCGCAGTGAAGATCAATCGGAATGAACCGTATCATAAATAG